The DNA segment GCAGAACTGGCATACTCCCTTGTTCAAGCGCTTGGATTAGAAAAACAAGCCAAAGAAAAAACAGGAGATGTGACGGTACTTTACAAGGGTGAACGAGTTCCAATTAAGGATAGCTCCTCTATTCCCGTAGCGCTTAGAGGTTATGTTCAATTGGCACTTGACCTGAACATCCTTAATGCCATCTTCCAGGTGAAACAAGGAACATATGATTTAGTCCCAACCGTTGAAGCCAGCTTTGAGCCAAGCAAAAAGGTAACAAGAGGCGATTATGCGGTCGCCGTAACGCGTTACTATCAGGCCTGGTTTCAATAATAGGAAGGAGAGCTGTCACAAGCAGCTCTCCTTTTTAATGGAAGAAATTGATATACTATAATTAGTATAAATAGTTAGAGGATGATGATCATGGCACAAGCTAAAACCAATGCAATGCGCATACTGGATGCGAAGAAAATCAAGTATGACATGCTTACATACGATAATAAGGATGGAAAAATTGACGGGATTTCTGTAGCGGGAAAAATCGGTCGGGAGCCAAAGGAAGTCTATAAGACGCTCGTGGCACAAAGCCCAAGCAAACATATTTATGTGTTCGTCATTCCAGTTGCCGAGGAATTGGATTTGAAAAAGGCAGCAAGAGCAGCGGGTGAAAAAAGCATGGAGATGCTTCCTGTAAAGGATATTCAAAAGTGGACAGGCTATATCCGTGGTGGCTGCTCCCCTATCGGGATGAAAAAAGAATACAAGACCTTTTTGGACGAAAGCTGTAGCGAGTTGCCTGAGATGGTGGTCAGCGCAGGGAAGATTGGCGTTCAAATAGTAGTGGAGCCTAATGTATTAAAAGAAGTAACAAAGGCAGAGATTCTGGACATCATTAAATGAGAGGCTGTGTTAAAGAACAATGTTGATTTTTATACCCTGTTGATTGGAGCGGAAGGCACGAAGACTCCTGTGGGAGTACGGTTCAGGTGAGACCCCGCAGGCGCATGCGCCGAGGAGGCTCGCCGAAACGCCCACGAACCGCTCGCGCCTGGAGCGGAAATCAACAGACAAATTTAACAGAGCAAAATGAGAATAAAATGAATTTTTCCATGGGCACTCACCTATAACCCAGAAGCGCATATGATAGGGTGTAAATATCTCACCTAATAACTGGCCATTAAATATGACTAGAGGATAAACGAGGCGCAGTTGAGTAGCGTAAAAGGGAGTGTTGATAAGTGGCAGGGAAAATTAGAAATTATTTTGCTGGCGGGAACACAGCCAGAGGTTTCCATAACCTTTACGATTCCAATCTTCAAGGACTAGATCGGTTGTTTATTTTAAAAGGTGGTCCAGGGACAGGTAAATCTTCATTGATGAAAAAAATAGGCAACGAATGGGTGGAACAGGGCTATGATGTAGAGTTTTTACATTGTTCCTCTGATAATAATTCCATTGATGGCGTGCTCATTCCAGCGTTAAAAGTCGGGATCGTTGATGGAACCGCACCGCATGTCATTGAGCCGAATGCACCTGGAGCAGTGGAAGAATATATAAACCTAGGTGAAGCCTGGAATGCCCGTGCTCTTAGTGTGCAAAAATATGTGATTCAAAAGCTCACCAGACAGATTAGCCAGTCCTTTCAAAAGGCCTACGCAACATTTAAGGAAGCATTAGAAATTCATGATGATTGGGAAAAAATTTATATTAATAGTATGGATTTTAAAAAGGCTGATCAATTAACAAAAAAATTAATTGACACCTTCTTTGGGAAAATGAGATTGAATAAAACGCCTGATGTCCGTCATCGATTCTTAGGTGCAGCGACACCTAAAGGCGCGGTTGATTTCGTTCCGAACTTAACAGAAGAGATTCCTAAACGCTACTTTATTAAAGGGCGCCCTGGTTCCGGGAAATCAACGATGTTGAAAAAACTAGCAGCTGCGGCCGAGGAACGTGGTGTGGATGTAGAGATTTATCACTGCGGCTTTGATCCAAATAGCCTCGATATGTGTATTTTCAGAGAGCTCGGCATCGCTATTTTTGATAGTACGGCACCACATGAATACTTTCCGAGCCGTGATGGCGACGAAATCCTCGACATGTATGAACTTTTGATTGAACCTGGAACAGACGAAATTTTTGCTGATTTTATCAGTAAAATTTCTGCTAAGTACAAAAATAAAATGACTGAAGCGACCAGCTATCTAGCTAAAGCAAAAGAGTTGCACGATGAGCTTGAAGAAATTTATGTAGCTGCGATGGACTTCTCGGTTGTTGAAAAAATTCAAAGTAAAATTGCTGAGGAAATTAAGAATTTAGCGGCTTCTACCGTTTAATAATAGCATGTTAAAGGGGTCAAACCGCACTACATCATAGTGGGGTCTGACCCCTTTTCCTGTTTATTTCTTTTGTTTCTTCTTTTGCGTATGATTGCTTTTTTTGCCCTTACTGTTATCGCCACTTACAAATTCAGTCGCAAACTCTGCTTCCGCATGCCCTGCTTGAGGGGAATTTTGATTTTTGCTACCTTTGTTGTATTTCTTAGTCATGGTTCATCCCTCCTTGTTATTTGTAGTTTGCTGTTTGGATGTGTTTTCATGCTAATAAATAAAGGGTAAACTGGAAAAAACAGTAATGGG comes from the Neobacillus sp. PS2-9 genome and includes:
- the ybaK gene encoding Cys-tRNA(Pro) deacylase, with amino-acid sequence MAQAKTNAMRILDAKKIKYDMLTYDNKDGKIDGISVAGKIGREPKEVYKTLVAQSPSKHIYVFVIPVAEELDLKKAARAAGEKSMEMLPVKDIQKWTGYIRGGCSPIGMKKEYKTFLDESCSELPEMVVSAGKIGVQIVVEPNVLKEVTKAEILDIIK
- a CDS encoding PRK06851 family protein; protein product: MAGKIRNYFAGGNTARGFHNLYDSNLQGLDRLFILKGGPGTGKSSLMKKIGNEWVEQGYDVEFLHCSSDNNSIDGVLIPALKVGIVDGTAPHVIEPNAPGAVEEYINLGEAWNARALSVQKYVIQKLTRQISQSFQKAYATFKEALEIHDDWEKIYINSMDFKKADQLTKKLIDTFFGKMRLNKTPDVRHRFLGAATPKGAVDFVPNLTEEIPKRYFIKGRPGSGKSTMLKKLAAAAEERGVDVEIYHCGFDPNSLDMCIFRELGIAIFDSTAPHEYFPSRDGDEILDMYELLIEPGTDEIFADFISKISAKYKNKMTEATSYLAKAKELHDELEEIYVAAMDFSVVEKIQSKIAEEIKNLAASTV